Proteins from one Bacteroidales bacterium genomic window:
- a CDS encoding PAS domain S-box protein: MIYQPERHEDVDRCLEENLTGKRSHCPLPLLSKKGELLYVETKLSHGIWNGSEVIFSVGKDITEKLKTEELLKRSEEKYRKIFENIQDIFYQSDLTGRITEISPSIERYSGYKPEELIGMKIEDVYLNPGDRGELLKVLSEKGEIEDYIVNLRTKDNRLVHVSANIHLLFDSEGKPTGVEGSLRDVSERIAAQEKLRESEQLLRKQNEEYAALNEELKKRNDEILRINKELQQASDIFMNIRTGLHIYHLENVDDDSTLRMIAVNPAAERLTGIAAGDVVGKTLDENFPGLRAKGIPADYANVVRTKISKQFEDITYGDNRVIDGAFSFNAFPLPDNCVGISFENVTEQVRASEAIIESNRQLKSAKEKAEESDRLKSAFLANMSHEIRTPMNGIVGFSVMLADPTLPKDTRDAYIKIVNSSCDQLLHIVNDIIDISRIEAGQIDLTESTFDLIELIDEVISFYELAAKEKGIGLIKEPIPEILSDNPLVRSDRTKIRQVLDNLLSNAVKFTHSGRISFRCSVPGDFILVEIEDTGIGIEKELQGVVFERFRQVETSFSRQYGGTGLGLSITKAYIEKMGGDLQLTSELGRGSVFSVRLPYKPVKNGEKTERRDLKRAELKKGITVLVVEDEEINWLYLNEILKKSVTTINAVNGKQAMDFIKKYPEISVVLMDIKLPDINGLELTGMMKELNSNLKIIAQTAFALAGDREKAFEAGCSGYITKPVDKEELLKLIALNS; this comes from the coding sequence ATGATTTACCAGCCAGAACGGCATGAAGATGTAGACAGATGTCTTGAAGAAAATCTCACAGGAAAAAGAAGCCATTGCCCTCTCCCTCTCTTATCTAAAAAGGGTGAATTATTATATGTTGAGACAAAGCTGTCGCATGGAATCTGGAACGGTTCTGAAGTGATCTTTTCTGTTGGTAAGGATATAACAGAAAAGCTAAAAACCGAAGAACTCTTAAAAAGAAGCGAAGAGAAATACAGAAAGATCTTTGAAAATATTCAGGATATTTTTTATCAGTCTGATCTTACCGGCAGAATCACTGAAATCAGTCCATCTATTGAACGCTATTCCGGCTATAAACCGGAAGAGCTGATAGGTATGAAGATTGAGGATGTTTATCTCAATCCGGGCGACAGAGGTGAGTTGCTTAAGGTCCTTTCCGAGAAGGGAGAGATTGAAGATTACATTGTTAATTTAAGAACAAAAGACAATCGTCTTGTACATGTATCGGCAAATATCCATCTGCTTTTTGATTCAGAAGGCAAGCCTACCGGAGTAGAAGGTTCATTGAGAGATGTTTCGGAAAGAATTGCTGCTCAGGAAAAGTTAAGGGAGAGCGAGCAACTCCTCAGAAAACAAAATGAAGAGTATGCTGCACTGAATGAAGAGCTGAAAAAGAGAAATGATGAAATCCTGAGGATTAATAAGGAGCTGCAGCAGGCATCAGATATCTTTATGAATATCCGGACAGGGTTGCATATTTATCATCTTGAAAATGTTGATGATGATTCTACTTTGCGAATGATTGCAGTTAATCCTGCAGCTGAAAGACTTACAGGTATAGCGGCGGGTGATGTGGTTGGAAAGACACTTGATGAAAACTTCCCAGGGCTCAGGGCAAAGGGGATACCGGCCGATTATGCCAATGTTGTCAGAACAAAAATTTCAAAGCAATTTGAAGACATAACATATGGAGATAACAGGGTTATTGATGGAGCTTTTTCATTCAATGCTTTTCCGCTGCCTGATAATTGTGTCGGGATCTCATTTGAAAATGTAACAGAACAGGTTAGAGCCAGTGAAGCAATAATTGAAAGCAACAGGCAGCTTAAATCGGCAAAAGAGAAAGCTGAAGAGAGCGACAGACTGAAATCAGCATTTCTGGCAAACATGAGCCACGAGATACGTACTCCGATGAATGGCATTGTGGGTTTTTCTGTTATGCTGGCAGATCCGACACTTCCAAAAGATACCAGAGATGCATATATTAAAATTGTGAATTCAAGCTGCGACCAGCTGTTACATATTGTTAATGACATAATAGATATTTCCAGGATAGAAGCAGGCCAGATAGACCTTACTGAATCTACATTTGATCTCATTGAATTAATAGATGAGGTAATCTCTTTCTATGAGCTCGCAGCTAAAGAAAAGGGGATTGGACTGATAAAAGAACCTATACCGGAAATCCTTTCTGATAATCCTTTAGTTCGATCCGACCGTACAAAGATCAGGCAGGTACTCGACAACCTTCTGAGTAATGCAGTGAAATTTACTCATTCAGGGAGAATATCTTTCAGATGCAGTGTTCCGGGTGACTTCATTTTGGTTGAAATTGAAGACACTGGCATTGGAATTGAAAAAGAATTGCAGGGTGTGGTATTTGAAAGGTTCCGTCAGGTTGAGACTTCTTTTTCAAGACAATACGGAGGAACAGGACTTGGCCTTTCAATTACGAAAGCATACATTGAAAAGATGGGAGGTGATTTACAACTTACCTCAGAACTGGGAAGAGGATCTGTATTTTCTGTCAGGCTTCCGTATAAGCCTGTAAAAAATGGGGAGAAGACTGAACGGAGGGATCTGAAAAGGGCCGAATTGAAAAAAGGAATAACAGTCCTTGTTGTTGAGGATGAAGAGATTAACTGGCTTTATCTGAATGAGATTCTAAAAAAGAGTGTAACAACAATCAATGCTGTTAATGGTAAGCAGGCAATGGATTTTATAAAAAAGTATCCCGAAATCAGTGTTGTCCTGATGGATATTAAATTACCCGATATAAATGGTCTTGAGCTCACAGGAATGATGAAGGAATTAAATAGTAATCTGAAGATAATAGCTCAGACTGCATTTGCTCTGGCAGGTGACAGGGAAAAGGCATTTGAAGCAGGATGCTCTGGATATATTACCAAACCGGTCGATAAAGAGGAGCTGTTAAAACTGATTGCCCTTAATTCATAA
- a CDS encoding adenosine kinase, whose translation MKKILGIGNALVDVMTMVNDDSILSKFELPKGSMQLVDETKSKLVKSETVNFNRIMTSGGSAANTIHGLAMLGAKTGFIGSIGKDETGDFFEKDMKYAGINTMLIRRDTVTGTAIAMISPDSERTFATHLGAAVELSANDLKSEYFKGYDILYLEGYLILNKLLVETACQMAKQNNMKIALDLASFNVVDAMLSDFREIVEKYVDIVFANEEEAKSFTGLSPEEALLNLSQMCEIAVVKVGSEGSWVKRGEEIIKIGTAQVSLKDTTGAGDLYASGFLYGYSSGKNLEVCGQYGSLLAGHVIEIVGARMDHNKWKIITAAVAEIE comes from the coding sequence ATGAAAAAAATCCTTGGTATTGGTAATGCATTGGTCGACGTAATGACCATGGTAAATGATGATTCAATTCTATCGAAGTTTGAGTTGCCAAAAGGCAGCATGCAGCTTGTCGATGAGACCAAATCCAAATTGGTAAAGTCTGAAACAGTTAACTTTAACAGAATTATGACATCTGGCGGATCAGCAGCAAACACAATACACGGATTAGCAATGTTGGGTGCAAAAACTGGTTTCATAGGATCAATCGGGAAAGATGAAACAGGTGATTTTTTTGAGAAGGATATGAAATATGCGGGCATAAATACTATGCTTATCAGGCGTGATACAGTTACCGGAACAGCAATTGCTATGATCTCTCCTGACTCTGAAAGAACATTTGCAACTCATCTGGGAGCTGCAGTTGAACTCAGTGCAAATGATCTGAAATCTGAATATTTTAAGGGGTATGACATACTTTATCTGGAGGGTTATCTGATTCTTAATAAACTACTTGTAGAGACTGCCTGTCAGATGGCAAAACAGAATAACATGAAAATAGCCCTTGATCTTGCCAGCTTTAATGTTGTTGATGCAATGCTTTCTGATTTTAGAGAGATTGTTGAAAAATATGTAGACATTGTTTTTGCCAATGAGGAGGAGGCGAAGTCATTCACCGGGTTATCTCCGGAAGAAGCTCTGTTAAACCTTTCACAGATGTGTGAAATTGCAGTAGTTAAAGTGGGCAGTGAAGGATCGTGGGTAAAAAGAGGCGAGGAAATCATTAAAATTGGAACAGCACAGGTCTCACTTAAGGATACAACGGGTGCAGGTGATCTCTATGCATCAGGATTCCTGTATGGATATTCCAGTGGTAAAAATCTTGAGGTATGCGGTCAGTATGGATCTCTTTTGGCTGGACATGTAATAGAAATTGTTGGTGCAAGAATGGACCACAATAAATGGAAAATTATTACAGCAGCTGTAGCAGAAATTGAATAA